The proteins below are encoded in one region of Coffea arabica cultivar ET-39 chromosome 4c, Coffea Arabica ET-39 HiFi, whole genome shotgun sequence:
- the LOC113740279 gene encoding histone deacetylase 6-like, which translates to MDSSDAGGASLPSGPDGTKRRVTYFYEPNIGDYYYGQGHPMKPHRIRMAHNLIVHYSLHRKMEINRPFPAKRDDIRRFHSQEYVDFLSSVTPVTVHDHTHSRHLKRFNVGEDCPVFDGLFEFCQASAGGSIGAAVKLNRQDADIAINWAGGLHHAKKSEASGFCYVNDIVLGILELLKVHRRVLYIDIDIHHGDGVEEAFFTTDRVMTVSFHKFGDFFPGTGHIKDLGVGQGKYYALNVPLNDGMDDGSFRDLFRPVIQKVMEVYQPDAVVLQCGADSLAGDRLGCFNLSVKGHADCLRFLRSFNVPLMVLGGGGYTIRNVARCWCYETAVAVGIEPDNKLPYNEYYEYFGPDYTLHVEPSLMENKNSARDLERIRNMLLEQLTKLTHAPSVQFQTTPPITEAPEVAEQSMDQRPQPRIWNGENYESDSDEDEKPRHRSINSNVTPMTDADMRDISD; encoded by the exons ATGGACTCCTCCGACGCCGGCGGTGCCTCTCTGCCTTCAGGTCCCGACGGAACTAAGCGGCGCGTGACATATTTCTACGAGCCGAACATAGGCGACTACTACTATGGACAAGGCCACCCCATGAAACCCCACCGCATTCGCATGGCCCACAATCTCATCGTCCACTACTCTCTTCACCGGAAAATGGAAATCAACCGCCCCTTCCCGGCCAAGCGAGACGACATCCGCCGCTTCCACTCGCAGGAGTACGTCGACTTCCTCTCCAGTGTTACGCCGGTCACTGTTCACGACCATACCCACTCGCGTCATCTCAAGAGGTTCAATGTCGgcgaggactgccctgttttcgACGGGCTTTTTGAGTTTTGTCAAGCATCCGCCGGCGGATCGATTGGCGCCGCCGTTAAACTCAACCGGCAAGATGCTGATATAGCCATCAATTGGGCTGGTGGACTTCATCATGCTAAGAAAAGTGAGGCTTCTGGTTTTTGTTATGTCAATGACATTGTTCTTGGCATCCTCGAGCTCCTCAAAGTCCACAGG CGTGTATTATATATAGATATTGACATCCACCATGGAGATGGTGTTGAGGAGGCATTTTTCACCACTGACAGAGTAATGACTGTGTCTTTCCATAAATTTGGGGACTTTTTCCCTGGTACGGGGCACATTAAAGATCTTGGGGTGGGTCAGGGGAAGTACTATGCCCTTAATGTCCCATTAAATGATGGAATGGATGATGGGAGTTTCCGTGATTTATTCCGTCCTGTCATCCAAAAGGTTATGGAGGTCTATCAGCCCGATGCAGTTGTTCTTCAATGTGGAGCAGATTCCCTGGCTGGCGACAGGTTGGGTTGCTTCAACTTATCCGTTAAAGGTCATGCAGACTGCCTACGTTTCCTTAGATCTTTCAATGTCCCTTTAATGGTTCTAGGTGGGGGAGGTTATACAATTCGCAATGTTGCACGCTGCTGGTGCTATgag ACAGCAGTTGCAGTTGGCATAGAACCTGATAATAAATTACCTTACAATGAGTATTACGAGTACTTTGGCCCAGATTACACTCTTCATGTGGAACCAAGCCTCATGGAGAACAAAAATTCAGCCCGGGATTTGGAAAGAATCAG GAATATGTTACTTGAGCAGCTTACGAAATTGACTCATGCACCAAGTGTACAATTCCAAACAACACCTCCCATTACAGAAGCTCCGGAAGTG GCTGAGCAAAGCATGGATCAAAGGCCACAACCTCGGATCTGGAATGGTGAAAATTATGAATCTGATAGTGATGAAGATGAAAAGCCTCGACACCGTAGTATAAATAGCAATGTTACACCAATGACAGATGCTGACATGAG GGATATATCTGATTAA
- the LOC113739436 gene encoding uncharacterized protein, translated as MGASTINLSLLSQTFSSPQIHPFLTKPSLQFLLQNPPLILKPHLRIQSQKSHITNPQTKKPIHDNSYPDDDGVPIEHVKMLVKFKSRHNYIRILEVSRKADHPLAGSRLLLLDAPGNIHSISYLFKSLTNAYFDVFATIPPIIPPGPIGILGFGAGSAARILLEMYPQVVIHGWELDPSVISVGRQYFGLEKLEKDHQDRLFVYIGNALNASLRGGFSGILVDLFSKGCVIPELQAPQTWEKLKGCLREGGRIMVNVGGSCVEPDDIRKDGKVIMEETLEAMNKAFPGEVFVLNLGNRKDDSTVALTGKLPNLVDWKKAVPRPLKFYIEIWKAYKA; from the coding sequence ATGGGTGCTTCAACCATCAACCTATCTCTACTTTCTCAAACCTTCTCCTCCCCTCAAATCCACCCTTTCCTCACCAAACCCTCCCTCCAATTTCTCCTTCAAAACCCTCCTCTCATACTCAAACCCCACCTCAGGATCCAATCCCAGAAATCCCACATCACAAATCCCCAAACCAAGAAACCAATTCACGATAATTCCTATCCTGATGACGATGGAGTCCCAATTGAACACGTGAAAATGCTAGTCAAATTCAAGTCACGCCACAATTACATACGAATTCttgaagtttcaagaaaagCAGACCATCCACTAGCAGGGTCCAGACTGCTTTTGCTTGATGCACCTGGCAATATCCACAGCATATCTTACTTGTTCAAATCACTGACCAATGCTTATTTTGATGTTTTTGCGACAATCCCACCAATCATTCCTCCTGGACCAATTGGAATTCTTGGTTTTGGGGCAGGTTCAGCAGCTAGGATTCTTCTGGAAATGTACCCACAAGTAGTTATTCACGGTTGGGAGCTGGACCCTTCAGTAATTTCAGTCGGGAGGCAATATTTTGGGCTGGAAAAGCTTGAAAAGGATCATCAAGATCGGCTGTTTGTTTACATTGGGAATGCTTTAAATGCTAGTTTGAGAGGTGGGTTTTCAGGGATTTTGGTTGATTTGTTCAGTAAAGGGTGCGTGATACCTGAACTTCAAGCTCCACAAACATGGGAGAAGCTGAAGGGATGCTTGAGAGAAGGTGGGAGAATAATGGTGAATGTTGGTGGGAGCTGTGTTGAGCCAGATGATATCAGAAAAGATGGGAAAGTGATAATGGAAGAGACTTTGGAGGCTATGAATAAGGCGTTTCCTGGTGAGGTTTTTGTGCTGAATCTTGGAAATAGAAAGGATGACAGCACAGTTGCACTTACTGGTAAATTGCCTAATTTGGTTGACTGGAAAAAGGCAGTTCCAAGGCCTTTGAAGTTTTATATTGAAATATGGAAAGCCTATAAAGCttaa